A single genomic interval of Streptococcus suis harbors:
- a CDS encoding PLP-dependent aminotransferase family protein has product MKKYQVIIQDILTGIEEHRFKRGEKLPSIRQLSEQYHCSKDTVQKAMLELKYQNKIYAVEKSGYYILEDRDFQDHTVELNPADFQELPYEDFRICLNESLIGRENYLFNYYHQQEGLAELISSVQSLLMDYHVYTKKDQLVITAGSQQALYILTQMETWAGKTEILIENPTYSRMIELIRHQGIPYQTIERDLDGIDLEELESIFQTGKIKFFYTIPRLHNPLGSTYDIATKTAIVKLAKQYDVYIIEDDYLADFDSSHSLPLHYLDTDNRVIYIKSFTPMLFPALRIGAISLPNQLHDTFIKHKSLIDYDTNLIMQKALSLYIDNGMFARNTQHLHHIYHAQWNKIKDCLEKYALNIPYRISKGSVTFQLSKGILSPSIQHMFEKCYYFSGQKADFLQIFFEQDFADKLEQFVRYLNE; this is encoded by the coding sequence ATGAAAAAATATCAAGTTATTATCCAAGATATTTTGACTGGAATAGAGGAACACCGATTCAAACGTGGAGAGAAATTACCTTCTATCCGTCAACTCAGTGAGCAATATCATTGTAGCAAAGACACTGTCCAAAAGGCTATGTTGGAATTAAAGTACCAAAATAAGATCTACGCTGTCGAAAAAAGCGGTTATTATATCTTAGAAGATAGAGATTTCCAAGACCATACTGTAGAGCTCAATCCTGCAGACTTTCAAGAATTACCCTATGAAGATTTTCGGATTTGTCTAAACGAAAGTCTTATTGGGCGGGAAAATTACCTATTCAACTACTATCACCAGCAAGAGGGATTAGCAGAATTGATTTCCTCCGTTCAAAGTCTGTTAATGGACTATCATGTCTATACAAAAAAAGACCAGCTGGTTATCACAGCTGGTAGTCAACAAGCTCTATATATTCTCACACAAATGGAAACCTGGGCTGGAAAAACGGAAATCTTGATAGAGAACCCTACCTATTCACGAATGATAGAGCTCATTCGACATCAAGGAATCCCCTATCAAACAATTGAACGGGATTTAGATGGAATTGACCTAGAAGAATTGGAAAGTATCTTCCAAACTGGAAAAATCAAGTTTTTCTACACAATTCCTCGCTTGCACAACCCTCTCGGTTCAACCTATGATATAGCAACAAAAACAGCTATCGTAAAATTAGCAAAGCAATACGATGTCTACATCATTGAGGATGACTATTTGGCGGATTTCGACTCTAGTCATAGCCTACCTTTACACTATCTTGATACAGATAATCGTGTCATCTACATAAAATCTTTTACACCGATGCTCTTTCCTGCCCTCCGAATCGGTGCAATCAGCCTTCCTAATCAGCTACATGATACCTTCATCAAACATAAAAGTCTAATCGACTACGATACCAATCTTATCATGCAAAAAGCTCTCTCGCTCTACATTGATAACGGTATGTTTGCACGGAACACACAGCATCTTCATCACATTTATCACGCTCAGTGGAATAAAATAAAAGATTGTTTAGAGAAATACGCTTTGAACATCCCGTATCGAATTTCCAAAGGGAGCGTGACCTTTCAGCTAAGCAAGGGGATTCTTTCTCCTAGCATCCAACACATGTTTGAAAAGTGTTATTATTTCAGCGGACAGAAAGCTGATTTCTTACAGATCTTCTTTGAACAAGATTTTGCAGATAAACTGGAGCAATTCGTAAGATATTTGAATGAATGA
- the proC gene encoding pyrroline-5-carboxylate reductase has translation MKIGFIGLGNMGAALAQAVSQQPDTQLLLSNHNPAKAQALQAQLGGQLFSNGEIAEQAEIIFLGVKPHLIQSILSGLQDQISQNPSAIWISMAAGVTLDSLAEFVSADKLIRIMPNTPVAIGQGMTTYSLVNQELAPLLEQILEKSGKVQQVPESLIDAATAIAGCGPAFVYQMIEAMTDAGVQNGLTAQDAKVLAAQTLAGTAQMVLNSDKHPAQLRQEVTSPGGSTIAGVVALEKEGFRYAIIKAVAAALKKTRKLGKK, from the coding sequence ATGAAGATTGGATTTATCGGACTGGGCAATATGGGAGCGGCTCTGGCCCAAGCGGTCAGCCAGCAGCCAGATACCCAGCTCCTCCTCAGCAACCACAACCCGGCAAAAGCCCAGGCTCTACAAGCTCAGCTGGGCGGTCAGCTTTTTTCTAATGGGGAAATAGCAGAGCAGGCCGAGATTATTTTCCTTGGGGTCAAGCCTCACCTGATTCAGTCAATCTTGTCAGGCTTACAGGACCAGATCAGCCAGAATCCGTCAGCTATCTGGATTTCTATGGCAGCGGGAGTGACCCTTGACAGCCTGGCAGAATTTGTGTCGGCAGACAAGCTCATCCGCATCATGCCCAACACACCGGTCGCTATCGGCCAAGGCATGACAACCTATAGCTTGGTCAATCAAGAGCTCGCTCCGCTATTGGAACAAATCCTAGAAAAATCAGGCAAGGTCCAGCAGGTGCCAGAGAGCCTGATCGACGCAGCAACGGCTATCGCAGGCTGCGGACCAGCCTTTGTCTATCAGATGATTGAGGCTATGACAGATGCCGGTGTGCAAAATGGGCTCACAGCTCAAGATGCCAAGGTTCTGGCTGCACAAACCTTGGCTGGAACTGCCCAGATGGTCTTGAATAGCGACAAGCACCCAGCTCAGCTGAGACAAGAAGTGACCTCGCCAGGCGGCTCGACTATCGCAGGCGTGGTAGCCCTTGAAAAAGAAGGCTTCCGTTACGCCATTATTAAGGCAGTCGCCGCCGCCCTCAAAAAGACTAGAAAATTAGGCAAAAAATAG
- a CDS encoding tyrosine-protein kinase, whose product MATLEIARTKKELVNKTEEYFNAIRTNIQLSGEDIKVVGITSVQSNEGKSTIAASLAIAYARSGYKTVLVDADIRNSVMSGFFKPITKITGLTDYLAGTTDLSRGLCETNIPNLTVIESGKISPNPTALLQSKNFENLLATLRRYFDYVVVDCPPLGMVIDAAIIAQKCDAMVLVAEAGHVKRSAVKKVKEQLEQTGTQFLGVILNKYDIATEKYGDYGNYGNYGKKA is encoded by the coding sequence ATGGCAACGTTAGAAATTGCACGTACGAAGAAAGAATTAGTAAATAAGACAGAAGAATATTTTAACGCTATCCGTACGAATATTCAACTCAGTGGGGAAGATATTAAAGTGGTTGGTATAACTTCTGTCCAATCAAATGAAGGAAAGAGTACAATAGCAGCCAGTCTTGCTATTGCCTATGCTCGTTCTGGCTACAAGACAGTTCTGGTTGATGCCGATATTCGAAACTCAGTGATGTCAGGTTTCTTTAAGCCAATTACGAAAATTACTGGTTTAACTGATTATTTAGCAGGAACTACTGATTTATCTCGAGGGCTATGTGAAACAAATATTCCGAATTTAACAGTTATCGAGTCTGGTAAAATATCACCAAACCCAACTGCCCTTCTACAAAGTAAGAATTTTGAGAACTTATTAGCTACTCTTCGTCGGTATTTTGACTATGTGGTTGTAGATTGTCCACCTCTAGGGATGGTAATTGATGCTGCAATTATTGCTCAGAAGTGTGATGCAATGGTTTTAGTAGCAGAGGCAGGACATGTTAAACGTTCAGCTGTGAAAAAAGTAAAGGAACAGTTGGAGCAAACAGGAACACAGTTTTTAGGCGTTATCTTGAACAAGTATGATATTGCAACTGAGAAATATGGTGATTATGGAAATTATGGTAATTACGGTAAAAAAGCTTGA
- a CDS encoding glutamate-5-semialdehyde dehydrogenase, with amino-acid sequence MTTTQALLDSLLAHKASINLATTEQKNQALSAMADQLVAQTEAILAGNAIDMEHAQGKISQVMQDRLLLTAERIEAMADGIRALIGLPDPVGLTLEETTRADGLHIRKKSIPFGLVGMIYESRPNVTSDAAALAIKSGNAVILRGGKEAFHSAQAIVTALKAGLEEVGLSPKVIELVQDTSRVSATELMTAKGKIDLLVPRGGAGLIQAVVENATVPVIETGTGICHVYVDKDADLDKALRIVVNAKTSRPSVCNAAEVLLVHEEIASQFLPRLEEALSGQVELRADSQAQALLNQATPAGDQDFDTEFLDYILAVKVVSNVEEAISHIAQHSTGHSEAIVTENSQTADRFTLHVDSAAVYVNASTRFTDGGEFGLGCELGISTQKMHARGPMGLREMTTYKYIITGDGHIR; translated from the coding sequence ATGACAACAACACAAGCATTATTAGACAGTTTATTGGCCCACAAGGCCTCTATCAACCTGGCAACAACCGAACAAAAGAACCAGGCCTTGTCGGCTATGGCAGACCAGTTGGTTGCCCAAACAGAGGCGATCCTAGCTGGCAATGCTATCGATATGGAACATGCCCAAGGCAAGATTAGCCAAGTCATGCAAGACAGATTGCTCTTGACTGCTGAGCGAATTGAAGCCATGGCAGATGGTATTCGTGCCTTGATTGGCTTGCCAGATCCAGTTGGTTTGACCTTGGAAGAAACCACTCGAGCAGACGGCTTACATATTCGCAAGAAATCCATTCCCTTTGGTTTGGTGGGGATGATTTACGAAAGCCGTCCAAATGTGACTTCAGATGCCGCAGCCTTGGCGATCAAGAGCGGAAATGCAGTTATCTTGCGTGGTGGCAAGGAAGCCTTTCATTCAGCTCAAGCTATTGTCACAGCCCTTAAAGCTGGTTTGGAAGAGGTTGGGCTATCACCTAAGGTCATCGAGTTAGTCCAAGATACCAGCCGGGTCTCTGCGACCGAGTTGATGACTGCCAAAGGAAAGATTGACCTCTTGGTGCCACGTGGTGGTGCGGGTCTGATTCAAGCCGTCGTTGAAAATGCGACTGTGCCAGTTATCGAAACAGGCACAGGTATCTGCCATGTCTATGTGGACAAGGATGCGGACTTGGACAAGGCCTTGCGGATTGTGGTCAATGCCAAAACCAGTCGTCCCTCAGTCTGCAATGCGGCGGAAGTTTTGTTGGTCCATGAAGAAATTGCCAGCCAATTCCTACCTCGCTTGGAAGAAGCTCTTTCTGGTCAGGTGGAATTACGTGCCGACAGTCAGGCCCAGGCTCTTCTCAACCAAGCCACACCAGCAGGCGACCAAGATTTTGACACGGAATTTCTGGACTATATCTTGGCTGTCAAGGTCGTTTCAAATGTAGAAGAGGCTATCAGTCATATCGCTCAACACTCGACTGGACACAGCGAGGCCATTGTGACGGAAAACAGCCAAACGGCAGATCGTTTCACACTCCATGTAGATTCGGCGGCAGTCTATGTCAATGCCTCGACCCGCTTCACAGACGGTGGCGAGTTCGGTCTGGGCTGTGAATTGGGCATTTCTACCCAGAAGATGCATGCTCGTGGTCCAATGGGCCTGCGTGAAATGACCACTTACAAGTACATCATCACAGGCGACGGCCACATTCGTTAG
- a CDS encoding YveK family protein — translation MNNQEMNTIEIDILLLLKTIWRKKFFILLMGLLGAGLAFAYSSFLVTPQYKSTTRIYVVGQHAEAGAGLTNQDLQAGSYLVKDYKEIILSQDVLTQIATELNLNENLKEKVSVSIPVDTRIVSISVRDADPNEAARIANSLRTFAAQKIVEVTKVSEVTTLEEAVPAEEPSTPNTKRNIILGLLAGGILATALVLVMEILDDRVKRPQDIEEVMGLTLLGVVPDSKKLK, via the coding sequence ATGAATAATCAAGAAATGAATACAATCGAAATTGATATTTTACTCTTACTGAAAACGATTTGGAGAAAAAAATTCTTTATCCTTCTGATGGGACTATTAGGTGCAGGGTTAGCTTTTGCTTATAGTAGTTTTTTGGTAACACCGCAATATAAATCGACAACTCGTATCTATGTAGTCGGGCAACATGCTGAAGCCGGTGCGGGATTAACAAATCAGGATTTACAAGCTGGTTCTTATTTGGTAAAAGACTATAAAGAAATCATTCTATCACAAGATGTACTGACGCAGATAGCTACAGAGTTGAATTTGAATGAAAACCTAAAAGAAAAGGTTTCGGTTTCTATTCCTGTTGATACTCGTATCGTTTCTATTTCCGTGCGTGATGCGGATCCAAATGAGGCAGCACGTATTGCAAATAGCCTTCGTACCTTTGCAGCGCAAAAGATTGTTGAGGTCACCAAAGTGAGTGAAGTGACAACACTCGAGGAGGCTGTCCCAGCAGAGGAGCCATCAACTCCTAATACAAAACGAAATATCATACTTGGTTTATTAGCTGGTGGTATCTTGGCAACAGCTCTTGTACTGGTTATGGAAATTTTGGATGATCGTGTAAAACGTCCTCAGGATATCGAAGAGGTAATGGGATTGACATTACTTGGTGTAGTGCCAGATTCGAAGAAATTGAAATAG
- a CDS encoding TetR/AcrR family transcriptional regulator — MTGRKISPQSLKNLYQSNKEANQLTKESIETALLFLLEKKELKQISVSELVRKAGVSRNAFYRNYKSKEEILEIYYERTSSNLKKKWHDLQDKVQKDGVKQSFADFVQEQKRKAEQSKALSNVSQWIKEKTKRD; from the coding sequence ATGACAGGTCGTAAAATTTCACCCCAATCTTTGAAAAACCTCTATCAATCAAATAAAGAAGCGAATCAACTGACTAAGGAATCAATAGAAACTGCTCTGCTATTTCTCCTAGAGAAAAAGGAGCTCAAGCAAATTTCAGTATCTGAATTGGTTCGTAAAGCGGGAGTTTCTCGCAACGCTTTCTATCGCAATTATAAGTCAAAAGAAGAAATTTTAGAGATTTATTACGAACGGACTTCCAGCAACCTTAAAAAGAAATGGCATGATTTGCAGGACAAGGTTCAAAAGGACGGCGTCAAGCAAAGCTTTGCAGATTTTGTCCAGGAACAAAAACGCAAGGCAGAGCAAAGCAAGGCCCTGTCCAACGTCAGTCAATGGATCAAGGAAAAAACAAAACGGGATTAA
- the proB gene encoding glutamate 5-kinase → MTEKTIVFKVGTSSLTQENGSLDRIKIARITNQLAQLHQKGYQIVLVTSGSIAAGFRRLGFDKRPTKIAENQASAAVGQGLLIEEYTQNLMKDGIVSAQILLTQDDFADARRYQNASQALQVLLKQRAIPIINENDTIAIEEIKVGDNDTLSAQVASLLKADLLVLLTDVDGLYTANPNSDPTAQHLPEIKEITEDLFAMAAGAGTSNGTGGMTTKLQAAQIATKSGVPVFICSSKEDTALLQAVTQANRGTLFLADGHAMNQRKQWMAFYARTDAAVEVDAGAVDAMLHQGRSLLAAGVKALEGDFEVGQVVEVYSQADHRLIGKGRVKLSSRDLQDQLANGRAEGVLIHRNDWVSL, encoded by the coding sequence ATGACAGAAAAAACGATTGTATTTAAGGTGGGTACCAGCTCGCTGACGCAAGAAAATGGCAGTTTGGATCGTATCAAAATCGCTCGAATTACCAATCAGTTGGCTCAGTTGCATCAGAAGGGCTACCAGATTGTGCTGGTGACGTCGGGCTCGATTGCTGCTGGTTTTCGGAGATTGGGATTTGACAAGCGACCGACCAAGATTGCGGAGAATCAGGCTTCTGCGGCTGTTGGTCAGGGCTTGCTGATTGAGGAATACACGCAGAATTTGATGAAAGATGGCATTGTGTCTGCTCAGATTTTGTTGACCCAGGATGATTTTGCGGATGCCAGACGTTATCAGAATGCCTCTCAAGCCTTGCAGGTCTTGCTCAAACAACGTGCTATTCCTATTATCAACGAAAATGATACCATTGCCATTGAAGAGATTAAGGTAGGGGATAACGATACTTTATCTGCTCAGGTGGCTTCTCTCTTGAAAGCAGACCTCTTGGTGCTCTTGACGGATGTGGATGGGCTTTATACTGCAAATCCCAACAGCGATCCGACTGCCCAGCATTTGCCGGAAATCAAGGAAATTACGGAAGATTTGTTTGCCATGGCAGCAGGAGCAGGAACGTCCAACGGAACAGGTGGCATGACCACCAAATTGCAGGCGGCACAGATTGCGACCAAGTCAGGCGTACCTGTCTTTATCTGCTCGTCTAAGGAGGATACGGCCCTTTTACAAGCCGTTACCCAAGCCAACCGTGGCACCCTCTTTTTAGCTGACGGCCACGCCATGAACCAACGCAAGCAGTGGATGGCTTTCTACGCTCGGACAGATGCAGCAGTTGAGGTGGATGCTGGTGCGGTTGACGCCATGCTGCACCAAGGCCGCAGTTTGTTAGCTGCTGGTGTCAAAGCCCTGGAAGGCGACTTTGAGGTAGGACAGGTCGTGGAAGTTTACAGTCAAGCAGACCACCGTTTGATTGGTAAAGGGCGGGTCAAACTCTCGTCCCGGGACTTGCAGGACCAGCTGGCAAATGGCAGAGCGGAAGGCGTGTTGATTCACCGCAACGATTGGGTTAGCCTATAG
- a CDS encoding LCP family protein, producing MKKRSRWRKSPKLKLVNFALLGLYAITLCLFLVTMYRYNILDFRYLNYIVTLLLVGVAVLAGLLMWRKKARIFTAFLLIFSLVITSVGIYGMQEVVKFSTRLNSNSTFSEYEMSILVPANSEITDVRQLTSILAPAEYDQENITALLDDISKMESTQLATSPATSYLTAYQSMINGESQAMVFNGVFTNILENEDPDFSSKVKKIYSFKVTQTVETATEQVSGDSFNIYISGIDTYGPISSVSRSDVNIIMTVNRATHKILLTTTPRDSYVAIADGGQNQYDKLTHAGIYGVNASVHTLENLYGIDISNYIRLNFTSFLQLIDLVGGIDVENTQEFTSGGYNFPVGTVHLDAEQALIFVRERYSLANGDNDRGKNQEKVIAALIKKLSSPENLRNYQAILTGLEGSIQTDLSLETIMGLVNTQLESGTQFTVESQALTGTGRSDLSSYAMPGSQLYMMEINQDSLEQAKAAIQSVLDGN from the coding sequence ATGAAGAAGAGAAGCAGGTGGAGGAAATCGCCTAAGCTCAAGTTGGTAAATTTTGCGCTTTTGGGACTTTATGCCATTACTCTATGTTTGTTCTTAGTGACCATGTATCGCTATAACATCCTAGATTTCCGGTATTTAAACTATATTGTGACGCTTTTGCTAGTAGGAGTGGCAGTATTGGCTGGATTATTGATGTGGCGTAAGAAAGCGCGCATATTTACAGCATTCTTACTTATTTTTTCACTAGTCATCACTTCCGTCGGAATCTATGGAATGCAAGAAGTTGTAAAATTTTCAACACGGCTAAATTCAAATTCGACATTTTCAGAATATGAAATGAGCATCCTTGTCCCAGCAAATAGTGAGATTACAGATGTTCGTCAGCTTACTAGTATTCTTGCTCCAGCCGAATACGACCAAGAGAACATCACCGCTTTATTGGATGACATATCCAAAATGGAATCTACTCAACTAGCAACTAGCCCCGCAACCTCTTACCTGACAGCATATCAATCTATGATAAATGGTGAGAGCCAAGCGATGGTCTTCAACGGAGTTTTTACCAATATTTTAGAAAATGAAGATCCAGACTTTTCTTCAAAAGTAAAAAAAATATATAGTTTCAAAGTGACTCAGACTGTTGAAACAGCTACTGAGCAGGTGAGTGGAGATAGCTTTAATATCTATATTAGTGGTATAGATACTTACGGTCCAATTTCATCTGTTTCACGTTCAGATGTCAATATCATTATGACTGTCAATCGTGCGACACATAAGATTTTATTGACAACTACTCCACGAGATTCATACGTTGCTATTGCAGATGGTGGGCAAAATCAATACGACAAATTAACACATGCTGGGATTTATGGTGTTAACGCCTCAGTGCACACCTTAGAAAATCTTTATGGTATTGACATTAGTAACTATATCCGACTCAACTTTACTTCCTTCTTGCAGTTGATTGATTTGGTTGGTGGTATTGATGTTGAAAATACCCAAGAATTTACAAGCGGAGGGTATAATTTCCCTGTTGGGACAGTGCATCTAGACGCAGAGCAAGCGCTAATCTTTGTTCGTGAGCGGTATTCGTTGGCTAATGGTGATAATGACCGTGGTAAAAACCAAGAAAAAGTCATTGCAGCCCTCATCAAAAAATTGAGTTCACCAGAGAATTTACGCAATTATCAAGCTATTCTAACTGGTTTGGAAGGGTCTATCCAAACAGATTTGAGCTTAGAAACGATTATGGGCTTGGTAAATACCCAATTAGAATCAGGAACACAATTTACAGTAGAGTCACAAGCATTGACAGGAACAGGACGCTCAGATTTATCTTCTTATGCGATGCCTGGTTCACAACTTTATATGATGGAAATTAACCAAGATAGTCTGGAGCAAGCAAAGGCAGCGATTCAGTCAGTATTGGATGGAAATTAA
- a CDS encoding IS4 family transposase → MLDQIKAHLLDSINNIVSSATQFVLHPEKDFSRQSQLTMKTMIQAILTMGGNTLSKELLDLHLPVTQSAFFQRRYQIKHQAFKTLFRDITSKIPISDNLPILAVDGSDVILPRNRFDKTTSFQTGPHHTPYNLIHINALYNLEQEIYHDLRIQDNREVDERAAFIDMMKNSSFKQALVIMDRGYESYNVMAHCQERNWSYIIRIRDGNNSMKKSFHLPDTPCFDEAFDLNICRKQTNDMKELYRDFPNQYHFLPHHTSFDFLPSSSRKSDPLQFYELHFRMVRLEIKPGFFETLVTNTDYSPEKLKDLYAYRWGIETSFRDLKYSIGLTHFHAKKKEGILQEIYARFINFNVCKWLTSHVAIKTSKLKQAYKICFSDAVYACRKFLRAELTSFQLETYIAKHLSIIRPNRTFQRKIKSKAPVSFTYRVT, encoded by the coding sequence ATGCTAGATCAGATTAAAGCTCATTTACTTGATAGTATTAACAACATCGTTTCTAGTGCCACTCAGTTTGTGCTTCATCCTGAAAAAGATTTTAGTCGGCAAAGTCAGCTAACTATGAAAACCATGATTCAAGCCATACTGACCATGGGAGGCAATACCTTATCTAAAGAGTTACTTGACTTACATTTACCAGTTACCCAATCTGCCTTTTTTCAACGACGGTATCAGATTAAACACCAAGCTTTTAAAACACTTTTTAGGGATATTACTTCTAAAATTCCAATCTCTGATAATCTCCCTATCCTGGCTGTTGATGGCAGTGATGTGATTCTACCAAGAAATCGTTTTGATAAAACGACCTCTTTTCAAACTGGACCACATCACACTCCTTACAATCTTATTCATATCAATGCTCTCTACAATCTTGAACAAGAGATATATCATGATTTACGGATCCAAGATAATCGAGAGGTTGATGAACGTGCAGCTTTTATTGACATGATGAAGAACTCTTCTTTCAAACAAGCTCTGGTAATAATGGATAGGGGGTATGAATCCTACAATGTCATGGCTCACTGCCAAGAAAGAAATTGGTCCTATATTATTCGTATTCGCGATGGAAATAATTCTATGAAAAAGAGTTTTCATCTCCCTGATACCCCTTGTTTTGATGAGGCATTTGACCTAAACATCTGTCGGAAACAAACCAATGACATGAAAGAACTGTATCGAGACTTCCCTAATCAGTATCATTTTTTACCTCATCACACATCCTTTGACTTTCTACCAAGCTCTAGCCGAAAAAGCGACCCACTTCAGTTTTACGAACTTCATTTTCGAATGGTGCGTCTCGAAATCAAGCCAGGTTTCTTTGAAACTTTGGTGACAAACACCGATTATTCTCCAGAAAAATTAAAAGATCTCTATGCCTACAGATGGGGCATAGAGACTAGTTTTCGTGACCTAAAATATAGTATCGGTCTAACTCATTTTCATGCAAAAAAGAAGGAAGGGATTCTCCAAGAAATCTACGCTCGCTTTATCAATTTTAATGTTTGTAAATGGCTAACCTCACACGTTGCTATTAAAACATCAAAGTTAAAACAGGCTTATAAAATTTGTTTTTCAGACGCTGTTTATGCCTGTCGAAAATTTCTTAGAGCTGAACTCACTTCCTTCCAATTGGAAACCTACATTGCCAAACATTTATCCATCATCCGACCCAATCGAACGTTCCAAAGAAAGATAAAAAGCAAGGCACCTGTAAGCTTCACTTATAGAGTAACATAA
- a CDS encoding DegV family protein, giving the protein MTKWKIVADSGCDYRQLANLAPNTEFISVPLTIQVGEQAFVDDASLDIDHMMEVMEASKSAAGSACPSPQAYQAAFEGAENIIVVTITGGLSGSFNAARVARDMYIEEHPNVNIHLIDSLSASGEMDLLVDEINRLIGAGLDFPQVVEAITHYREHSKLLFVLAKVDNLVKNGRLSKLVGTVVGLLNIRMVGEASAEGKLELLQKARGHKKSVTAAFEEMKKAGYDGGRIVMAHRNNAKFFQQFSELVKASFPTAVIDEVATSGLCSFYAEEGGLLMGYEVKA; this is encoded by the coding sequence ATGACAAAATGGAAAATTGTTGCAGATTCGGGCTGTGACTATCGTCAATTAGCTAATCTAGCTCCGAACACTGAATTTATTAGTGTGCCACTTACCATCCAAGTTGGAGAACAAGCATTTGTTGATGATGCAAGCTTGGATATTGATCACATGATGGAGGTGATGGAAGCATCTAAGTCTGCAGCGGGGTCTGCGTGCCCAAGTCCGCAGGCTTATCAGGCAGCTTTTGAGGGAGCTGAGAACATTATCGTTGTGACGATTACAGGTGGGCTATCGGGTAGTTTTAATGCGGCACGTGTAGCTAGGGATATGTATATCGAAGAGCATCCGAATGTCAATATCCATTTGATAGATAGTTTGTCAGCCAGTGGGGAAATGGATTTACTTGTTGACGAAATCAATCGCTTAATTGGTGCAGGATTAGATTTTCCACAAGTAGTAGAAGCGATAACTCATTATCGGGAACACAGTAAGCTCCTCTTTGTTTTAGCGAAGGTTGATAATCTTGTTAAGAATGGAAGACTGAGCAAATTGGTAGGCACTGTCGTTGGTCTTCTCAATATCCGTATGGTTGGTGAGGCAAGCGCTGAAGGAAAATTAGAGTTGCTTCAAAAGGCGCGTGGTCATAAGAAATCTGTGACAGCAGCCTTTGAAGAAATGAAAAAAGCAGGCTATGATGGTGGTCGAATTGTCATGGCCCACCGCAACAATGCTAAGTTCTTCCAACAATTCTCAGAGTTGGTAAAAGCAAGTTTTCCAACGGCTGTTATTGACGAAGTTGCAACATCAGGTCTATGCAGTTTTTATGCTGAAGAAGGTGGACTTTTGATGGGCTATGAAGTGAAAGCGTGA